A stretch of the Clostridium fungisolvens genome encodes the following:
- a CDS encoding glycosyltransferase, protein MKKVVLLSATNTDYEPRMQFAEKYFHDRGYETTIILSDFSHINKKKIETFNNKFKYIKTIPYSKNLSVMRIISHRNFSKKVYYELCKIKPDIIFAEMPPNFIGKYIAKYKRKYGAEIIFDICDLWPESLPIEKLKGPLKLPLNIWRNLRDKNIVEADRIIVECNLFREVLCSVTKNVKTATIYLSKHDNFKLNDVLIDAEKINVCYLGSINNIIDIETIVKILSEINKYKVVNVHIIGSGEQKHKFIQALEDSNISVEYYGILFNESDKHKIMSQCNFGLNIMKSGIHVGMTMKSLDYFSEGLPILNNIQYDTKDMVENHRIGFNVDNEDIVNLAKSIISMEKNDFIKMRERTNAVFKQYFTPDVFNKMFDDLMK, encoded by the coding sequence ATGAAGAAAGTTGTGTTATTAAGTGCTACTAACACGGATTATGAACCAAGAATGCAGTTTGCTGAAAAATACTTCCACGACAGAGGTTACGAAACTACTATAATATTGTCGGATTTTAGTCATATTAATAAGAAAAAAATCGAAACTTTTAACAATAAATTTAAATATATAAAAACAATACCGTATTCAAAAAATCTTTCAGTTATGAGAATAATTTCGCATAGAAATTTTTCGAAAAAGGTATATTATGAATTATGCAAAATAAAACCTGACATTATTTTTGCCGAAATGCCACCAAATTTTATAGGTAAATACATAGCTAAATATAAGAGAAAATATGGTGCTGAAATTATATTTGATATATGTGATTTATGGCCAGAATCACTTCCTATTGAAAAACTTAAAGGGCCATTAAAATTGCCACTTAACATTTGGAGAAATTTGAGAGATAAAAATATAGTAGAGGCAGATAGAATTATTGTAGAGTGTAATCTGTTCAGAGAGGTTCTTTGTTCAGTGACCAAAAATGTGAAAACTGCAACTATTTATTTAAGTAAACATGATAATTTCAAATTAAATGATGTATTAATTGACGCTGAAAAAATTAATGTTTGTTATTTGGGATCAATTAATAATATTATTGACATTGAGACAATAGTGAAAATACTATCTGAGATTAATAAGTATAAAGTGGTAAATGTTCATATTATAGGTTCAGGAGAACAGAAACATAAATTCATCCAAGCTTTAGAAGATAGCAATATAAGTGTTGAGTATTATGGAATTTTGTTCAATGAAAGTGATAAACATAAGATAATGTCTCAATGCAATTTTGGTTTAAATATTATGAAGAGTGGAATACATGTAGGTATGACGATGAAATCATTAGATTATTTCAGTGAAGGATTACCAATATTAAATAACATTCAGTATGATACAAAGGATATGGTGGAAAATCACAGAATAGGGTTTAATGTTGATAATGAAGATATTGTAAATCTGGCTAAATCAATTATTTCAATGGAAAAAAATGATTTTATTAAAATGCGAGAGAGAACTAATGCTGTTTTCAAACAATATTTTACGCCAGACGTATTTAATAAAATGTTCGATGATTTAATGAAATAG
- a CDS encoding glycosyltransferase family 4 protein produces the protein MRIVLVFEHHFYEDTDGNVWCDRIVDYNYLKRYLDVFKNIIVFARIQKVSENCHSKLLVSGDCVEFYGIKNFYGIKGLIQNYQSIIANFKKVLDKSDGIIVRAPSILSIILYKEIVKKNKPFLVEFVMDANKLIGSNSIVAKLANNIIEKRAKDLCQKAIGVSYVTKNILQEKYPAKVRNLEDKNVKYFEAYYSSIDLEDSFYFKRDYRYLKDETFKLIHVGYMDTYQKGHLIALDTVARLLNDGYKVDISFIGDGNLMDEFKEYGIRLGIQNQVFFLGSINKKNVIRENLLNANMFIFPSESEGLPRVLIEAMATGLPITASATDGIPELVSEEWLSKSNIPEEYESIIKNAINNPNKLIDASKINYKNSQEYHKEILRTRRIEFYSKFKNYISSLV, from the coding sequence ATGAGAATAGTTTTAGTTTTTGAGCATCATTTTTATGAGGATACAGATGGGAATGTGTGGTGTGATCGCATTGTGGATTACAATTACTTGAAGAGATATTTGGATGTATTCAAAAATATTATTGTATTTGCAAGAATTCAAAAGGTGAGCGAAAATTGTCATTCAAAACTTTTGGTAAGCGGAGACTGTGTTGAATTCTATGGAATTAAAAATTTCTATGGGATTAAGGGATTAATACAAAATTATCAATCAATTATAGCAAACTTTAAAAAAGTTCTTGATAAAAGTGATGGTATAATCGTGCGGGCTCCGTCTATATTGTCGATTATTCTATACAAAGAGATTGTGAAGAAAAATAAACCTTTTTTGGTGGAGTTTGTGATGGATGCAAATAAGTTAATAGGGTCAAATAGTATTGTAGCTAAATTAGCAAATAATATAATAGAAAAACGTGCAAAGGATTTATGCCAGAAAGCTATAGGTGTATCTTATGTTACAAAGAATATCTTGCAAGAAAAGTATCCAGCTAAAGTAAGGAACTTGGAAGATAAAAATGTTAAATATTTTGAAGCTTATTACTCATCTATTGATTTGGAAGATTCCTTCTATTTTAAAAGGGATTATAGATATTTAAAGGATGAGACTTTTAAATTAATTCATGTTGGATATATGGATACTTATCAAAAGGGACATTTAATTGCATTAGATACTGTTGCTAGATTGTTAAATGATGGATATAAAGTTGATATTTCCTTTATTGGTGATGGGAACTTAATGGATGAGTTTAAAGAGTATGGTATTAGATTAGGAATTCAAAATCAAGTTTTCTTTTTAGGTAGTATTAATAAGAAAAATGTTATTCGTGAGAATTTATTAAATGCAAATATGTTTATTTTTCCTTCTGAATCAGAAGGACTTCCAAGAGTTTTGATAGAGGCTATGGCGACAGGATTACCTATTACTGCATCAGCTACAGATGGTATTCCAGAACTTGTAAGCGAAGAATGGCTCTCAAAGAGCAATATACCTGAGGAATATGAATCAATTATTAAAAATGCGATTAACAATCCTAATAAACTGATTGATGCGAGTAAAATAAATTATAAAAATTCTCAGGAATACCATAAAGAGATTCTTAGAACAAGAAGAATTGAATTCTATAGTAAATTTAAAAATTATATAAGTTCGTTGGTATAG
- a CDS encoding lipopolysaccharide biosynthesis protein has protein sequence MLKKIIKEAGIYFVGSIGIAIISFVLSLLYSRIFSTSDFGYYSLVINVYNLVTTFLTGWMTHSIVRFYNDYKAKNELKFFSGTLFILHIFVSIVVFVVFFLIGMFLKNDLFRDIIWILSINYLFDGLLLIINGFFRADGKSSDYSKSIFLNSVFKAIILLVLYYIIGRKNIDIIIVSFFIAGLIQTIYLLIKYKDYKFIKIKNFDYQIFKRSLNFGFPLIGVSLINWILSLSDRYIIKIFWPAKDVGLYSYGYQMGNALFYTLTICIMLGAYPNLAKEWETKGKASIEKLISKYLELFFYVLIPCTFAIFILGKNVIELLCGQEYWSSYKVFEITCFSYAVYGLIQYTNIPWVLVGNTKKILSLNIIAALTNIILNFLLIPKYGYIIAAINTLVAFIVYVCISLIQTKNIFAVKVESSFLLKVLISSSIMDIVLKLCVVNFRNTIINMVVTVFFGILCYFFTLVILKDKNIYLLIENRKVFRKKNYTK, from the coding sequence GTGTTAAAAAAAATTATAAAAGAAGCTGGCATCTATTTTGTAGGTAGCATAGGAATTGCAATAATTAGCTTTGTATTATCTCTTCTGTATTCGAGAATATTTTCAACTTCTGATTTTGGATATTATTCTTTGGTAATTAATGTTTATAATTTAGTTACAACTTTTTTAACTGGTTGGATGACACATTCTATAGTTCGTTTTTATAATGATTATAAAGCAAAAAATGAATTGAAATTTTTTAGTGGTACATTATTTATATTACATATTTTTGTTAGTATAGTAGTTTTTGTTGTATTCTTTTTGATTGGCATGTTCTTAAAAAATGACTTATTTAGAGATATTATCTGGATATTATCCATAAATTATTTGTTTGATGGTTTATTGCTAATCATAAATGGCTTTTTTAGAGCTGATGGGAAGTCATCAGACTATAGTAAAAGTATATTTTTAAATTCAGTATTTAAAGCTATAATTTTACTTGTTCTCTACTACATAATTGGAAGAAAAAATATTGATATCATTATTGTTAGCTTTTTCATTGCAGGATTAATACAAACTATATATCTATTAATCAAATATAAGGATTATAAGTTCATAAAAATAAAAAATTTTGATTATCAGATATTTAAAAGGAGCTTAAACTTTGGGTTCCCTTTAATAGGGGTTTCTTTGATAAATTGGATTCTAAGTTTATCAGATAGATATATTATTAAAATATTTTGGCCTGCTAAAGATGTGGGATTATATTCTTATGGATATCAAATGGGTAATGCATTATTTTATACATTAACTATATGTATTATGTTAGGAGCTTATCCTAATTTAGCAAAAGAGTGGGAAACGAAAGGAAAAGCAAGTATAGAAAAGTTGATAAGTAAGTATTTGGAATTGTTTTTTTATGTACTTATTCCATGTACTTTTGCAATATTTATTCTTGGTAAAAATGTAATTGAATTGCTATGTGGACAAGAGTATTGGTCATCATATAAAGTTTTTGAAATAACTTGTTTTAGTTATGCAGTTTATGGCTTGATTCAATATACAAATATACCTTGGGTATTAGTTGGAAACACAAAAAAAATACTAAGTTTAAATATCATAGCAGCATTAACTAATATAATATTAAATTTTTTGTTAATTCCTAAATATGGATATATAATTGCTGCAATAAACACTTTGGTAGCGTTTATTGTTTATGTATGTATTTCTTTGATTCAAACTAAGAATATATTCGCAGTTAAAGTAGAATCAAGTTTTTTACTGAAGGTGCTAATATCTTCAAGTATTATGGATATCGTATTAAAATTATGTGTAGTAAATTTCAGAAACACTATTATTAATATGGTAGTAACAGTATTTTTTGGCATATTGTGTTACTTTTTTACGTTAGTTATTTTAAAAGATAAAAATATATATTTATTAATAGAAAATAGAAAAGTATTTAGAAAAAAAAACTATACTAAATAA
- a CDS encoding glycosyltransferase: MSNNKNNIMIIIPQLTGGGAEKVACNLTFSLNKKYTTYLVTFDENNATYDYSGTMIPLEVPKSKYNVVRVFNNIIRSYKILKLKKKLNIDLSISFTDTPNLLNIVTRNKSVAIVSVRHLQSYFDTGFLRKMVSRITFCRADKIIALSKMVEMDLIKNYNTNPQKIKTIYNSCNYEKIGKMAVEDITDEEEIEIFNDGFVLINCARLIPVKGQWHLIRVFSKLVDEIPNAKLVFLGQGELEESLKKLVTDLGLDGKVFFLGFKKNPYKYIAKSDYFLFSSLSEGLGNVLLESMACGTPIISSDCIAGPREIMNPKSINESYNSVDVVFGEYGILVPAFKNDDFNAVTPLNFQELKLFDVLKECYYNPEIHAKYKNLALKRILDFSENSIEEDWDKMFKELN, encoded by the coding sequence ATGTCTAATAATAAAAATAATATTATGATTATCATACCACAGTTAACTGGTGGAGGAGCTGAAAAAGTTGCATGTAATTTAACTTTTAGCTTAAATAAAAAATATACAACTTATTTGGTAACCTTTGATGAAAATAATGCTACCTACGATTATTCGGGCACTATGATTCCTTTAGAGGTACCGAAATCTAAGTATAATGTGGTAAGAGTATTTAATAATATAATAAGAAGCTATAAAATATTGAAGCTAAAGAAAAAATTAAATATAGATTTATCTATAAGTTTTACTGATACGCCAAATTTATTAAATATAGTTACTAGAAATAAGTCAGTAGCAATTGTAAGTGTTAGGCATCTACAGTCATATTTTGATACCGGTTTTTTAAGAAAAATGGTATCAAGAATTACATTTTGTCGGGCAGATAAAATAATTGCATTATCAAAAATGGTAGAAATGGATTTAATAAAAAACTATAATACCAATCCACAAAAGATTAAGACCATATATAATTCTTGCAACTATGAGAAGATAGGAAAAATGGCAGTGGAAGATATTACAGATGAAGAAGAGATAGAGATATTTAATGATGGCTTTGTACTGATTAATTGTGCAAGATTAATACCGGTTAAAGGTCAGTGGCATCTAATACGAGTATTTTCAAAGTTGGTAGATGAAATCCCAAATGCTAAATTAGTTTTTTTAGGTCAAGGTGAGCTTGAGGAATCCTTAAAGAAATTAGTCACTGATTTAGGTCTAGATGGTAAAGTGTTTTTTTTAGGATTTAAAAAGAATCCATATAAATATATAGCAAAATCAGATTATTTCCTATTTTCTTCTTTATCAGAAGGATTAGGTAATGTTTTGTTGGAAAGTATGGCTTGTGGTACACCTATAATTTCTTCTGATTGTATTGCAGGTCCAAGAGAAATTATGAATCCAAAATCAATAAATGAAAGTTACAATAGTGTAGATGTTGTATTTGGAGAATATGGAATTTTGGTCCCAGCATTTAAAAATGATGACTTTAACGCTGTGACACCCTTGAATTTCCAGGAGTTGAAGTTATTTGATGTTTTAAAAGAATGTTATTATAATCCTGAAATTCACGCAAAGTATAAAAACTTAGCACTAAAACGTATTTTGGATTTTTCAGAGAATAGTATTGAAGAAGATTGGGATAAAATGTTTAAGGAACTGAACTAA
- a CDS encoding nucleotide sugar dehydrogenase, giving the protein MLLYEKLVNKEEKLSLVGLGYVGLPIAVAFAKQINVIGFDTNDKKIEIYKSGVDPTKEVGSEAIKNTTLEFTADETKLREAKFHIVAVPTPVNQDKTPNLDPVEGASHLIGRNLTKGSIVVYESTVYPGVTEEICIPILEKESGLKCGIDFRVGYSPERINPGDKIHRLETITKIVSGVDDESTMEIANVYNLIIKGGVHTVSSIKTAEAIKVVENSQRDINIAFMNELAMVFDRMGIDTNEVVEGMNTKWNALGFKPGLVGGHCIGVDPYYFLYEAERLGYHSQIIAAGRRINDGMGEFIADAIIKNLIQANKVVRRSKVVIFGITFKENCPDIRNSKVEDIIKTLKEYCIDPIIVDPWANQEDVWNEYKVELVDKDVINDADCIVLAVEHNEFKALTLDDFDKMFVKDQNDKKVLIDVKGILNKDEIQAKGYSYWRL; this is encoded by the coding sequence TTGCTATTATATGAAAAATTAGTTAACAAAGAAGAAAAGTTATCGTTGGTAGGTTTGGGGTATGTAGGGTTACCAATCGCTGTAGCCTTCGCTAAGCAGATAAATGTAATTGGATTTGATACAAATGATAAGAAAATAGAAATCTACAAGAGTGGAGTGGATCCTACAAAAGAGGTTGGAAGTGAAGCTATTAAAAATACAACATTAGAATTTACAGCAGATGAAACAAAGCTTAGAGAAGCAAAATTTCATATAGTTGCTGTACCAACTCCTGTTAATCAAGATAAGACTCCAAACTTAGACCCTGTAGAAGGTGCAAGTCACTTGATTGGTAGAAATCTTACAAAGGGGTCAATAGTTGTGTATGAATCTACAGTTTATCCTGGCGTAACTGAAGAGATTTGTATACCTATTCTTGAAAAAGAATCTGGTTTAAAATGCGGAATCGATTTTAGAGTTGGTTATTCACCTGAGCGTATTAATCCTGGTGACAAGATACATAGACTAGAGACTATTACAAAGATTGTATCAGGAGTGGATGATGAATCTACAATGGAAATTGCTAATGTTTACAATCTTATTATCAAGGGGGGCGTTCACACGGTATCCTCTATTAAGACCGCAGAAGCAATTAAGGTAGTTGAGAATAGTCAGCGTGATATTAATATTGCTTTTATGAATGAGCTTGCAATGGTATTTGATCGTATGGGAATAGATACGAATGAAGTTGTGGAGGGAATGAACACAAAATGGAATGCACTTGGATTTAAACCGGGGCTAGTTGGTGGTCATTGTATTGGCGTTGATCCTTATTACTTCCTATATGAGGCTGAGAGATTAGGATACCATTCTCAAATTATAGCTGCTGGTCGAAGAATTAATGATGGAATGGGAGAATTTATTGCTGATGCTATCATTAAAAACCTTATTCAGGCGAATAAGGTTGTTAGAAGATCTAAGGTTGTTATCTTTGGTATTACATTTAAGGAAAATTGTCCTGATATCAGAAATTCAAAAGTAGAAGATATTATTAAAACATTAAAGGAATATTGTATTGATCCGATAATTGTTGATCCTTGGGCAAATCAAGAAGATGTATGGAATGAGTATAAGGTTGAATTGGTTGATAAAGATGTAATTAATGATGCAGATTGTATCGTATTAGCTGTAGAACATAATGAGTTTAAGGCACTTACATTAGATGATTTTGATAAGATGTTTGTTAAAGATCAGAATGATAAGAAGGTACTTATTGATGTAAAGGGTATTCTAAATAAGGATGAAATACAAGCTAAGGGGTACAGTTATTGGAGATTATAA